The following proteins are encoded in a genomic region of Xanthomonas citri pv. mangiferaeindicae:
- a CDS encoding lipoprotein releasing system, ATP-binding protein has product MSENPQAADTVVLAAEGLGKTYAEGKLHTPVFDGLDFAVQAGETVAILGASGAGKSTLLHLLGGLDVPSAGEVFVTGQQMSALSNAARGTLRNRALGFVYQFHHLLPEFTALENVMLPALLNGASDGEATTRARSLLETVGLGHRLGHKPGELSGGERQRAAVARALVNKPACVLGDEPTGNLDERTAATVFELMLEMNRAQRTSLVLVTHDRRLARKLDRVMELHQGKLREVARDDV; this is encoded by the coding sequence ATGAGTGAGAACCCGCAAGCAGCCGATACCGTCGTGCTGGCGGCCGAGGGCCTGGGCAAGACCTACGCCGAAGGCAAGCTGCATACGCCGGTCTTCGACGGGCTCGACTTCGCCGTGCAGGCGGGCGAGACCGTCGCCATCCTCGGCGCCTCGGGCGCCGGCAAGAGCACGCTGCTGCACCTGCTCGGTGGGCTGGATGTGCCAAGTGCGGGCGAGGTGTTCGTCACCGGGCAGCAGATGAGCGCGCTGTCGAATGCGGCGCGCGGCACCTTGCGCAACCGCGCGCTCGGCTTCGTCTACCAGTTCCATCACCTGCTGCCCGAGTTCACCGCGCTGGAGAATGTGATGCTGCCGGCGCTGCTCAACGGTGCCAGCGACGGTGAGGCGACCACGCGTGCGCGCAGCCTGCTGGAAACGGTCGGGCTGGGCCATCGCCTCGGTCACAAGCCGGGCGAACTGTCGGGTGGTGAGCGCCAGCGCGCGGCCGTGGCGCGGGCGCTGGTCAACAAGCCAGCCTGTGTGCTGGGCGACGAACCCACCGGCAACCTCGACGAGCGCACCGCTGCGACCGTGTTCGAGCTGATGCTGGAGATGAACCGCGCGCAGCGCACGAGCCTGGTGCTGGTGACCCACGACCGCCGGCTGGCGCGTAAGCTCGACCGGGTAATGGAGCTGCATCAGGGCAAGCTGCGCGAGGTCGCGCGCGACGACGTCTGA
- a CDS encoding succinate dehydrogenase, cytochrome b556 subunit — protein MAHPNRPLSPHLQVYRPQMTSTMSILHRITGVSLAVGGISLVWWLMSIAAGGEAYEFASRQWASPMGLIFLFGFTLALIYHLLNGIRHLLWDAGWGFEIPKAYASGYAVFVVGFLITGIIWFFGLRGAA, from the coding sequence ATGGCACATCCCAACCGTCCTCTGTCGCCGCATCTGCAGGTCTATCGACCGCAGATGACCTCGACCATGTCCATCCTCCACCGCATCACCGGCGTGTCCTTGGCGGTCGGCGGTATTTCCCTGGTGTGGTGGCTGATGTCCATCGCCGCAGGCGGCGAAGCCTACGAGTTCGCTTCCCGGCAGTGGGCCTCGCCGATGGGGCTGATCTTCCTGTTCGGCTTCACGCTGGCGCTGATCTACCACCTGCTCAACGGCATCCGCCACCTGCTGTGGGATGCGGGCTGGGGCTTCGAGATTCCCAAGGCCTATGCCTCGGGCTATGCAGTGTTCGTGGTCGGCTTTCTGATCACCGGCATCATCTGGTTCTTCGGCCTGCGGGGTGCGGCATGA
- a CDS encoding succinate dehydrogenase, hydrophobic membrane anchor protein — protein sequence MSGGGGETSRAVPLRTPVKRAQGLGSGKSGTTHFWKQRVTAIILVPLVVWFVLTLLSLVGAELDTARAIIARPWNAILFSIFLVTLFWHAKLGLQVVIEDYVHKRSFELALQLLVTFLCGLGAIASLYAIARIAFTA from the coding sequence ATGAGCGGCGGCGGTGGAGAGACCTCGCGCGCAGTGCCGCTGCGCACGCCGGTCAAGCGTGCCCAGGGTCTGGGCTCGGGCAAGTCGGGCACGACGCACTTCTGGAAGCAGCGGGTCACCGCGATCATCCTGGTGCCGCTTGTCGTCTGGTTCGTGCTGACGCTGCTGTCGCTGGTCGGCGCGGAGCTGGACACCGCACGCGCGATCATCGCCCGGCCGTGGAACGCGATCCTGTTCTCGATCTTCCTGGTCACGCTGTTCTGGCACGCCAAGCTCGGCCTGCAGGTCGTGATCGAGGACTATGTGCACAAGCGGTCCTTCGAGCTGGCGCTCCAGCTGCTCGTGACCTTCCTCTGCGGGCTCGGCGCCATCGCCTCGCTGTACGCGATCGCCCGCATCGCCTTCACTGCCTGA
- a CDS encoding cell division protein FtsX, translated as MLRPIPAAIGLRYLRAKRRNGFISFISLASIFAIAIGVTVLITTLAVMSGFQKEIRDRMLGMVAHATVSAEGDTLHNWGRAVEVAREDPRVAGAAPYIDTQALLRGRRNEPAAVRAISPEDEGQVSDLATSMVVGQLSDLQPGSFNIVLGRELALWLGVGVGDSVIVTTDFQVTPMGAVPQLKRFTVSGLFEAGYQDFDRRLAVVNLQDAQRLLRIGDGVTGVRLKLHDMDLAQQVTRDLVHRLGGVYRVSDWSTENANMFRALKLEKTMIGILLSLIILMGAFSLLNSQVMLVTDKHADIAILRTLGLTPRGVMQVFMVQGTMIGVIGTVLGVCGGLLLTFNLEHILRALERLFGVVLMPEDVYYVTGLPIDLQASDVTMIGVIALLMAFLATLYPAWRAARTAPAEALRYE; from the coding sequence ATGCTCAGACCCATTCCCGCCGCCATCGGCCTGCGTTATCTCCGGGCGAAACGGCGCAACGGCTTCATCTCTTTCATCTCGCTGGCTTCGATCTTCGCGATCGCGATCGGCGTCACCGTGTTGATCACGACCTTGGCGGTGATGAGCGGGTTCCAGAAGGAAATCCGCGACCGCATGCTCGGCATGGTCGCGCACGCGACGGTGAGCGCCGAGGGCGACACGCTGCACAACTGGGGGCGTGCGGTCGAGGTCGCGCGCGAGGACCCACGCGTGGCCGGCGCGGCGCCGTACATTGACACGCAGGCGCTGCTGCGCGGCCGCCGCAACGAGCCGGCCGCGGTGCGTGCGATCTCGCCCGAGGACGAGGGCCAGGTCTCCGACCTGGCGACCTCGATGGTGGTCGGCCAGCTCTCGGACCTGCAGCCGGGCAGCTTCAACATCGTGCTCGGCCGCGAACTCGCGCTGTGGCTCGGCGTCGGCGTCGGCGACAGCGTCATCGTGACCACCGATTTCCAGGTCACGCCGATGGGCGCAGTGCCGCAGCTCAAGCGCTTCACCGTCAGCGGCCTGTTCGAGGCTGGCTACCAGGATTTCGACCGCCGGCTGGCGGTGGTCAACCTGCAGGACGCGCAGCGGCTGCTGCGCATCGGCGATGGCGTCACCGGCGTGCGCCTGAAGCTGCACGACATGGATCTCGCCCAACAGGTCACCCGCGACCTCGTGCACAGGCTGGGCGGGGTCTACCGGGTCAGCGACTGGAGCACCGAGAACGCCAACATGTTCCGTGCGCTCAAGCTCGAGAAGACCATGATCGGCATCCTGCTGTCGCTGATCATTCTGATGGGCGCGTTCTCGCTGTTGAACTCCCAGGTCATGCTGGTCACCGACAAGCATGCCGACATCGCGATCCTGCGCACGCTGGGCCTGACCCCGCGCGGCGTCATGCAGGTGTTCATGGTGCAGGGCACGATGATCGGCGTCATCGGTACCGTGCTCGGGGTCTGCGGCGGCCTGCTGCTGACTTTCAATCTCGAACACATCCTGCGCGCCCTCGAGCGTCTGTTCGGCGTGGTGCTGATGCCTGAGGACGTCTACTACGTCACCGGCCTGCCGATCGACCTGCAGGCCAGCGACGTGACGATGATCGGCGTGATCGCGCTGCTGATGGCGTTCCTGGCCACCCTGTATCCGGCATGGCGCGCGGCGCGCACTGCACCGGCGGAGGCGCTGCGTTATGAGTGA
- a CDS encoding succinate dehydrogenase flavoprotein subunit — MTAYPITEHKYDMIVVGAGGAGLRATFGLAHKGLQTACLTKVFPTRSHTVAAQGGISAALGNMGEDDWRFHFYDTIKGSDWLGDQDAIQYMCREAIPAIIELEHQGVPFSRTQEGKIYQRPFGGMTTHYGQGIAQRTCAAADRTGHAILHTLYQQSLKHDARFFVEYFALDLIMDEEGACRGVLALDMAEGTLHLFRAQGVVLATGGYGRAYFSATSAHTCTGDGGGMALRAGLGLQDMEFVQFHPTGIYGAGCLITEGVRGEGGILRNASGERFMERYAPNAKDLASRDVVSRSMTMEIREGRGVGEHKDHIHLDLTHLDPADIHKKLPGIAESARIFAGVDVEKQPIPVIPTVHYNMGGIPTNYHGEVVQLKDGNPDAVVPGLYAIGEAACVSVHGANRLGSNSLLDLVVFGRAVANRCAETIKPDARHKPLPADACDKSLARLDKLRNAKGDTATAVIRDRMQRTMQNDAAVFRTSETLKQGVDKIREIHASFADVKVSDRSLVWNSDLIETLELENLLGQALVTIVSAENRKESRGAHAHEDYPDRDDENWHKHTLCWADEAGNTKIDYRPVHMYTLDDEVEVVPPKARVY, encoded by the coding sequence ATGACCGCTTACCCGATTACCGAACACAAGTACGACATGATCGTCGTCGGCGCCGGTGGCGCCGGCCTGCGCGCGACCTTCGGCCTGGCCCACAAGGGCCTGCAGACCGCGTGCCTGACCAAGGTCTTTCCGACCCGCTCGCATACCGTCGCCGCCCAGGGCGGCATCTCGGCCGCGCTCGGCAACATGGGCGAGGACGACTGGCGCTTCCACTTCTACGACACGATCAAGGGCTCGGACTGGCTGGGCGACCAGGACGCCATCCAGTACATGTGCCGTGAAGCGATCCCGGCGATCATCGAGCTCGAGCACCAGGGCGTGCCGTTCTCGCGGACCCAGGAAGGCAAGATCTACCAGCGCCCCTTCGGCGGCATGACCACGCACTACGGCCAGGGCATCGCCCAGCGCACGTGCGCGGCCGCCGACCGCACCGGCCACGCGATCCTGCACACGCTCTACCAGCAGTCGCTCAAGCACGATGCGCGCTTCTTCGTGGAGTATTTCGCACTCGACCTGATCATGGACGAGGAGGGCGCCTGCCGCGGCGTGCTCGCACTCGACATGGCCGAGGGCACGCTGCACCTGTTCCGCGCCCAGGGCGTGGTGCTGGCGACCGGCGGCTACGGCCGCGCCTACTTCTCCGCGACCTCGGCGCACACCTGCACCGGCGACGGCGGCGGCATGGCGCTGCGCGCCGGTCTTGGCCTGCAGGACATGGAGTTCGTGCAGTTCCACCCGACCGGCATCTACGGCGCGGGTTGTCTGATCACCGAGGGCGTCCGCGGCGAAGGCGGCATCCTGCGCAACGCCAGCGGCGAGCGCTTCATGGAGCGCTACGCGCCCAATGCCAAGGATCTGGCTTCGCGCGACGTGGTCAGCCGTTCGATGACGATGGAGATCCGCGAGGGTCGCGGCGTCGGCGAGCACAAGGACCACATCCATCTTGACCTGACCCATCTGGATCCGGCCGATATCCACAAGAAGCTGCCCGGCATCGCCGAGAGCGCGCGGATCTTCGCCGGCGTCGACGTCGAGAAGCAGCCGATTCCGGTCATCCCGACCGTGCACTACAACATGGGCGGCATCCCGACCAATTACCACGGCGAAGTCGTGCAGTTGAAGGACGGCAACCCGGATGCGGTCGTGCCCGGCCTGTACGCGATCGGCGAAGCCGCCTGCGTGTCGGTACACGGCGCCAACCGCCTGGGTTCGAACTCGCTGCTCGACCTGGTGGTGTTCGGCCGCGCCGTGGCCAACCGCTGCGCGGAGACGATCAAGCCCGATGCGCGTCACAAGCCGCTGCCGGCCGACGCCTGCGACAAGTCGCTGGCGCGCCTGGACAAGCTGCGCAATGCCAAGGGCGACACCGCGACCGCGGTGATCCGCGACCGCATGCAGCGCACGATGCAGAACGACGCGGCGGTGTTCCGCACCAGCGAAACGCTCAAGCAGGGCGTGGACAAGATCCGCGAGATCCACGCCTCGTTCGCCGACGTCAAGGTCAGCGATCGCTCGCTGGTCTGGAACTCGGACCTGATCGAGACGCTGGAGCTGGAGAACCTGCTGGGTCAGGCGCTGGTGACGATCGTCTCGGCCGAGAACCGCAAGGAATCGCGCGGCGCGCACGCCCACGAGGACTACCCGGACCGCGACGACGAGAACTGGCACAAGCACACGCTGTGCTGGGCGGACGAGGCCGGCAACACCAAGATCGACTACCGTCCGGTGCATATGTACACGCTCGACGACGAAGTCGAAGTCGTGCCCCCCAAAGCACGCGTCTACTGA
- a CDS encoding succinate dehydrogenase iron-sulfur subunit: MAEFTLPKNSKIKKGRHFPAAPGAKRTRTFKIYRWNPDSGETPSTDTYELDLDKCGPMVLDALIKIKNEIDPTLTFRRSCREGICGSCAMNIDGTNTLACTRAIDDCKKNEVPIYPLPHMSVVKDLVPDLTHFYAQYASIQPWIRTQTAAPPDRERLQSPEDRDKLDGLYECILCACCSTSCPSYWWNGERYLGPAILLQAYRWIIDSRDEDTGARLDDLEDPFKLYRCHTIMNCARTCPKGLNPAKAIGQIKQLMLARRG, from the coding sequence ATGGCCGAATTCACGCTCCCGAAGAACTCCAAGATCAAGAAGGGCCGGCACTTCCCGGCCGCGCCGGGCGCCAAGCGCACGCGCACGTTCAAGATCTATCGTTGGAATCCCGATTCCGGCGAGACCCCCAGCACCGACACCTACGAGCTCGACCTCGACAAGTGCGGGCCGATGGTCCTGGACGCGCTGATCAAGATCAAGAACGAGATCGACCCGACGCTGACGTTCCGTCGCTCGTGCCGCGAGGGCATCTGCGGCTCGTGCGCGATGAACATCGACGGCACCAACACGCTGGCGTGCACGCGCGCGATCGACGACTGCAAGAAGAACGAGGTGCCGATCTACCCGCTGCCGCATATGAGCGTGGTCAAGGATCTGGTGCCCGACCTGACGCATTTCTATGCGCAGTACGCGTCGATCCAGCCCTGGATCCGCACTCAGACCGCAGCGCCGCCGGATCGCGAGCGGCTGCAGTCGCCTGAGGACCGCGACAAGCTCGACGGTCTCTACGAGTGCATCCTGTGCGCCTGCTGCTCGACCAGTTGTCCCAGCTACTGGTGGAACGGCGAACGCTACCTGGGTCCGGCGATCCTGCTGCAGGCCTACCGCTGGATCATCGACAGCCGCGACGAGGACACCGGTGCGCGTCTGGACGATCTGGAAGACCCGTTCAAGCTCTACCGCTGCCACACGATCATGAACTGCGCGCGGACCTGTCCCAAGGGGCTGAACCCGGCCAAGGCGATCGGCCAGATCAAGCAACTGATGCTCGCACGACGTGGGTGA